One window from the genome of Oncorhynchus gorbuscha isolate QuinsamMale2020 ecotype Even-year linkage group LG14, OgorEven_v1.0, whole genome shotgun sequence encodes:
- the LOC123995662 gene encoding serine/threonine-protein kinase Nek2-like isoform X1, which produces MPSRVDDYRVLYTIGSGSYGKCQKIRRKSDGKILVWKALDYGAMAESEKQMLVSEVNLLRELRHPNIVRYYDRIIDRTNTTLYIVMEHCKGGDLSSLITRCIKERRYLEEEFIMRVMAQLTLALKECHRRSDGGATVLHRDLKPANIFLDVKQNVKLGDFGLARILNHDTSFAKTFVGTPYYMSPEQINRMSYNEKSDIWSLGCLLYELCALSPPFTAYNQKELAEKIREGKFRRIPYRYSEELNTLLSRMLHLKDYLRPSVESILQSSLLVDVVTDEQRRMQARNWRSSANPENPKPAGSSTSPTAAALRLKEQLLREREKALKECEERLEQREQELCVHERLSNEKLARAESLLKSCNLVKQQKTLPPLYSNDMDVGEENVPLEKKVSFARDSKENQRPDQKQSEKSQELGLKRRLQAANLRTQALEEVEKNYQLKSRQILGIR; this is translated from the exons ATGCCATCTCGTGTTGACGATTATAGGGTGTTGTATACCATAGGATCAGGGTCTTATGGCAAATGTCAGAAAATACGGAGAAAATCTGATGGGAAG ATTCTAGTTTGGAAGGCGCTGGACTACGGCGCAATGGCTGAGAGCGAGAAGCAAATGCTGGTGTCCGAGGTCAACCTCCTCCGTGAACTGAGGCATCCAAACATTGTGAGATATTATGACCGCATCATAGATCGGACCAACACTACACTGTACATCGTTATGGAGCACTGCAAAGGCGGCGACCTCTCCAGCCTCATCACCAGATGCATCAAAGAAAG GCGTTACTTGGAGGAGGAATTCATCATGCGAGTCATGGCACAGCTCACTCTTGCACTGAAGGAGTGCCATCGCCGGAGCGATGGTGGGGCCACAGTGCTGCACAGAGATCTCAAGCCCGCCAATATCTTCCTGGATGTCAAGCAAAATGTCAAGCTCGGTGACTTTGGTCTCGCAAGAATCCTGAACCATGACACCAGTTTCGCTAAGACTTTCGTCGGAACCCCTTACTACATGTCGCCT GAACAAATTAATCGCATGTCCTACAACGAGAAATCGGATATCTGGTCCCTGGGATGCTTGTTGTATGAACTCTGTGCCTTATC GCCTCCTTTCACAGCTTATAACCAAAAAGAGCTGGCAGAGAAGATCCGAGAGGGGAAGTTCAGGAGGATCCCCTACCGGTACTCAGAGGAGCTGAACACACTCCTGTCCAGAATGCTCCATTTAAAG GACTACCTGAGGCCCTCGGTGGAGTCCATTCTCCAGAGCAGCCTGTTGGTGGACGTAGTCACCGATGAGCAGAGGAGGATGCAGGCGCGCAACTGGAGGAGTTCGGCTAATCCAGAGAACCCAAAGCCAGCCGGGTCTTCAACCTCCCCGACCGCTGCGGCGCTGAGGCTCAAGGAGCAATTGCTGCGGGAAAGGGAGAAGGCCCTAAAAGAGTGCGAGGAGAGGCTGGAGC AGCGGGAGCAGGAGCTTTGTGTTCACGAGAGACTATCGAATGAGAAACTTGCCAG AGCAGAGAGTTTGTTGAAGAGCTGCAACCTGGTAAAACAGCAGAAGACCCTGCCACCACTCTATTCCAATGACATGG ATGTGGGAGAGGAGAATGTCCCCCTTGAAAAGAAGGTCAGTTTTGCCAGAGACAGCAAAGAGAATCAGAGGCCTGATCAGAAGCAGAGTGAGAAGAGCCAGGAGCTGGGGCTGAAGAGGAGGCTGCAGGCAGCCAACCTGCGGACCCAGGccctggaggaggtggagaagaacTACCAGCTCAAGAGCAGGCAGATCCTAGGCATCCGCTAG
- the LOC123995662 gene encoding serine/threonine-protein kinase Nek2-like isoform X2, which produces MPSRVDDYRVLYTIGSGSYGKCQKIRRKSDGKILVWKALDYGAMAESEKQMLVSEVNLLRELRHPNIVRYYDRIIDRTNTTLYIVMEHCKGGDLSSLITRCIKERRYLEEEFIMRVMAQLTLALKECHRRSDGGATVLHRDLKPANIFLDVKQNVKLGDFGLARILNHDTSFAKTFVGTPYYMSPEQINRMSYNEKSDIWSLGCLLYELCALSPPFTAYNQKELAEKIREGKFRRIPYRYSEELNTLLSRMLHLKDYLRPSVESILQSSLLVDVVTDEQRRMQARNWRSSANPENPKPAGSSTSPTAAALRLKEQLLREREKALKECEERLEQREQELCVHERLSNEKLARAESLLKSCNLMWERRMSPLKRRSVLPETAKRIRGLIRSRVRRARSWG; this is translated from the exons ATGCCATCTCGTGTTGACGATTATAGGGTGTTGTATACCATAGGATCAGGGTCTTATGGCAAATGTCAGAAAATACGGAGAAAATCTGATGGGAAG ATTCTAGTTTGGAAGGCGCTGGACTACGGCGCAATGGCTGAGAGCGAGAAGCAAATGCTGGTGTCCGAGGTCAACCTCCTCCGTGAACTGAGGCATCCAAACATTGTGAGATATTATGACCGCATCATAGATCGGACCAACACTACACTGTACATCGTTATGGAGCACTGCAAAGGCGGCGACCTCTCCAGCCTCATCACCAGATGCATCAAAGAAAG GCGTTACTTGGAGGAGGAATTCATCATGCGAGTCATGGCACAGCTCACTCTTGCACTGAAGGAGTGCCATCGCCGGAGCGATGGTGGGGCCACAGTGCTGCACAGAGATCTCAAGCCCGCCAATATCTTCCTGGATGTCAAGCAAAATGTCAAGCTCGGTGACTTTGGTCTCGCAAGAATCCTGAACCATGACACCAGTTTCGCTAAGACTTTCGTCGGAACCCCTTACTACATGTCGCCT GAACAAATTAATCGCATGTCCTACAACGAGAAATCGGATATCTGGTCCCTGGGATGCTTGTTGTATGAACTCTGTGCCTTATC GCCTCCTTTCACAGCTTATAACCAAAAAGAGCTGGCAGAGAAGATCCGAGAGGGGAAGTTCAGGAGGATCCCCTACCGGTACTCAGAGGAGCTGAACACACTCCTGTCCAGAATGCTCCATTTAAAG GACTACCTGAGGCCCTCGGTGGAGTCCATTCTCCAGAGCAGCCTGTTGGTGGACGTAGTCACCGATGAGCAGAGGAGGATGCAGGCGCGCAACTGGAGGAGTTCGGCTAATCCAGAGAACCCAAAGCCAGCCGGGTCTTCAACCTCCCCGACCGCTGCGGCGCTGAGGCTCAAGGAGCAATTGCTGCGGGAAAGGGAGAAGGCCCTAAAAGAGTGCGAGGAGAGGCTGGAGC AGCGGGAGCAGGAGCTTTGTGTTCACGAGAGACTATCGAATGAGAAACTTGCCAG AGCAGAGAGTTTGTTGAAGAGCTGCAACCTG ATGTGGGAGAGGAGAATGTCCCCCTTGAAAAGAAGGTCAGTTTTGCCAGAGACAGCAAAGAGAATCAGAGGCCTGATCAGAAGCAGAGTGAGAAGAGCCAGGAGCTGGGGCTGA
- the LOC123995662 gene encoding serine/threonine-protein kinase Nek2-like isoform X3: MPSRVDDYRVLYTIGSGSYGKCQKIRRKSDGKILVWKALDYGAMAESEKQMLVSEVNLLRELRHPNIVRYYDRIIDRTNTTLYIVMEHCKGGDLSSLITRCIKERRYLEEEFIMRVMAQLTLALKECHRRSDGGATVLHRDLKPANIFLDVKQNVKLGDFGLARILNHDTSFAKTFVGTPYYMSPEQINRMSYNEKSDIWSLGCLLYELCALSPPFTAYNQKELAEKIREGKFRRIPYRYSEELNTLLSRMLHLKDYLRPSVESILQSSLLVDVVTDEQRRMQARNWRSSANPENPKPAGSSTSPTAAALRLKEQLLREREKALKECEERLEQREQELCVHERLSNEKLARAESLLKSCNLVKQQKTLPPLYSNDMGMGVK, from the exons ATGCCATCTCGTGTTGACGATTATAGGGTGTTGTATACCATAGGATCAGGGTCTTATGGCAAATGTCAGAAAATACGGAGAAAATCTGATGGGAAG ATTCTAGTTTGGAAGGCGCTGGACTACGGCGCAATGGCTGAGAGCGAGAAGCAAATGCTGGTGTCCGAGGTCAACCTCCTCCGTGAACTGAGGCATCCAAACATTGTGAGATATTATGACCGCATCATAGATCGGACCAACACTACACTGTACATCGTTATGGAGCACTGCAAAGGCGGCGACCTCTCCAGCCTCATCACCAGATGCATCAAAGAAAG GCGTTACTTGGAGGAGGAATTCATCATGCGAGTCATGGCACAGCTCACTCTTGCACTGAAGGAGTGCCATCGCCGGAGCGATGGTGGGGCCACAGTGCTGCACAGAGATCTCAAGCCCGCCAATATCTTCCTGGATGTCAAGCAAAATGTCAAGCTCGGTGACTTTGGTCTCGCAAGAATCCTGAACCATGACACCAGTTTCGCTAAGACTTTCGTCGGAACCCCTTACTACATGTCGCCT GAACAAATTAATCGCATGTCCTACAACGAGAAATCGGATATCTGGTCCCTGGGATGCTTGTTGTATGAACTCTGTGCCTTATC GCCTCCTTTCACAGCTTATAACCAAAAAGAGCTGGCAGAGAAGATCCGAGAGGGGAAGTTCAGGAGGATCCCCTACCGGTACTCAGAGGAGCTGAACACACTCCTGTCCAGAATGCTCCATTTAAAG GACTACCTGAGGCCCTCGGTGGAGTCCATTCTCCAGAGCAGCCTGTTGGTGGACGTAGTCACCGATGAGCAGAGGAGGATGCAGGCGCGCAACTGGAGGAGTTCGGCTAATCCAGAGAACCCAAAGCCAGCCGGGTCTTCAACCTCCCCGACCGCTGCGGCGCTGAGGCTCAAGGAGCAATTGCTGCGGGAAAGGGAGAAGGCCCTAAAAGAGTGCGAGGAGAGGCTGGAGC AGCGGGAGCAGGAGCTTTGTGTTCACGAGAGACTATCGAATGAGAAACTTGCCAG AGCAGAGAGTTTGTTGAAGAGCTGCAACCTGGTAAAACAGCAGAAGACCCTGCCACCACTCTATTCCAATGACATGGGTATGGGTGTCAAGTGA